Proteins encoded within one genomic window of Streptomyces profundus:
- a CDS encoding exo-alpha-sialidase, with protein MPTTEPTPPVRPSRRTFALGLAGASLGVAIGPHTRALAAPAAGPALSFDETTLWDSATDPLENYHVHALTVLPDDTILAVTEGRYEVCDAGPRDLLLRRSTDGGDTWGPTRTIVVSEDGASWGNPALLADRETGTVFCFYMLSLRLPENTSCSGDIGDLWMISSDDAGATWSAPTAMSGMFDHFPYDWALHGPGPGHGIQLDTGRLLLNCAHRRVIVGNTVEERLYGVSTLYSDDHGASWHAAGEVPVSVDYPINEARLFQRSDGTVVVNGRSAAGGNRQRIVAVSDDRGLTWARPALDGATGMFNAVDASLVRYTGGPGGEEPSRLLFSRPDSPVRTNMTVSVSYDEGHSFPYSRVVNAQRSYYSDLARLSDGTIVLLYGCEGEIASAPRKVNVARFSLDWLTEGRDSLGRGPARTERLIPLATGGQATGGTFTTVADPLARGGELAVLTASAPGARLRHRLTPDRSGEHQLWLRYHRSAAGALIEVTVDGERPRTAVLDTTRENADGYDIAYLGTLPLTGGHTLDLTVAGAGRGGGLVLAVDALSLVRVPHAPDVREEVVVDNDALGYQAVSGTWSPATGTPGFWGGNYRTAPAGSGGSSVRWRPVVPGEGDYLIEVSYAPHANRASDAPYRVTHADGVSVVRVDQRAAGTPDPRGGTWAPLGTFPLTAGLDTTIELSDDADGFVIADAIRLRRRP; from the coding sequence ATGCCGACAACAGAGCCGACCCCGCCCGTCCGCCCCAGCCGCAGAACGTTCGCCCTCGGCCTCGCCGGCGCCTCCCTGGGCGTCGCCATCGGCCCGCACACCCGGGCGCTCGCCGCGCCGGCGGCCGGGCCCGCCCTCTCCTTCGACGAGACCACCCTGTGGGACTCGGCGACCGACCCGCTGGAGAACTACCACGTCCACGCCCTGACCGTCCTCCCGGACGACACGATCCTCGCCGTCACCGAAGGACGGTACGAGGTGTGTGACGCGGGCCCGCGCGATCTCCTGCTGCGCCGCAGCACGGACGGCGGTGACACCTGGGGGCCGACCAGGACCATCGTGGTCTCCGAGGACGGCGCCTCCTGGGGCAACCCGGCGCTCCTCGCCGATCGGGAGACCGGCACCGTCTTCTGCTTCTACATGCTCTCGCTCCGGCTGCCGGAGAACACCTCCTGCTCGGGCGACATCGGCGACCTGTGGATGATCTCCAGCGACGACGCCGGCGCCACCTGGAGCGCGCCGACGGCGATGTCCGGCATGTTCGACCACTTCCCCTACGACTGGGCGCTGCACGGCCCAGGGCCCGGGCACGGCATCCAACTCGACACCGGCCGCCTGCTGCTCAACTGCGCCCACCGCCGCGTCATCGTGGGCAACACCGTCGAAGAGCGGCTCTACGGGGTGTCCACCCTCTACAGCGACGACCACGGCGCCAGCTGGCACGCGGCGGGCGAGGTGCCGGTCTCCGTGGACTACCCGATCAACGAGGCGCGGCTCTTCCAACGCTCCGACGGGACCGTGGTCGTCAACGGCCGTTCGGCCGCCGGCGGCAACCGGCAGCGCATCGTCGCCGTCAGCGACGACCGCGGCCTGACCTGGGCGCGGCCCGCGCTCGACGGCGCGACCGGCATGTTCAACGCGGTGGACGCCTCCCTCGTCCGCTACACCGGCGGCCCCGGCGGCGAGGAGCCCAGCCGGCTCCTCTTCAGCCGCCCCGACTCCCCGGTGCGCACCAACATGACGGTCTCCGTCAGCTACGACGAGGGCCACTCGTTCCCCTACAGCCGCGTCGTCAACGCCCAGCGTTCCTACTACTCCGACCTCGCCCGGCTGTCGGACGGCACGATCGTCCTGCTCTACGGCTGCGAGGGCGAGATCGCCAGTGCACCCCGCAAGGTGAACGTCGCCCGCTTCTCCCTCGACTGGCTCACCGAGGGACGCGACAGCCTCGGCCGAGGGCCCGCCCGCACCGAGCGGTTGATCCCGCTCGCCACCGGCGGCCAGGCGACGGGCGGTACGTTCACCACCGTCGCCGACCCGCTCGCGCGCGGCGGGGAGTTGGCCGTCCTGACGGCGTCGGCCCCCGGCGCCCGGCTGCGCCACCGCCTCACGCCCGACCGGTCGGGCGAGCACCAGCTCTGGCTGCGCTACCACCGGAGCGCGGCCGGGGCGCTGATCGAGGTCACCGTGGACGGTGAGCGGCCCCGCACGGCGGTGCTCGACACGACCAGGGAGAACGCCGACGGCTATGACATCGCCTACCTCGGCACCCTCCCCCTGACCGGCGGGCACACCCTCGATCTGACGGTCGCCGGCGCGGGGCGGGGCGGTGGCCTGGTCCTCGCGGTGGACGCCCTCAGCCTGGTGCGCGTGCCGCACGCGCCCGACGTCCGCGAGGAGGTGGTCGTGGACAACGACGCCCTCGGCTACCAGGCCGTCAGCGGCACCTGGTCCCCCGCCACCGGTACACCGGGCTTCTGGGGCGGCAACTACCGTACGGCGCCCGCCGGTTCGGGAGGCAGCTCGGTCCGCTGGCGCCCGGTGGTGCCGGGCGAGGGCGACTATCTGATCGAGGTGTCCTACGCCCCGCACGCCAACCGCGCCTCCGACGCGCCCTACCGGGTGACCCACGCGGACGGAGTGAGCGTCGTCCGCGTGGACCAGCGCGCCGCCGGCACCCCCGACCCGCGCGGCGGCACCTGGGCACCGCTCGGCACGTTCCCCCTCACCGCCGGGCTCGACACGACGATCGAGCTGAGCGACGACGCGGACGGCTTCGTCATCGCCGACGCCATCCGTCTCCGCCGCCGCCCCTGA
- a CDS encoding dihydrodipicolinate synthase family protein — MRTSVPTDGRQLLDGVMVPLVTPMSRPGVPSAPAAAELLGALAAAGARALMLLGSNGEGPLLPPGPELTDFVAGVSARWRELTDGGPVLVNVTSAGTADVLARAEAVLPARPDALVLSPPIYFHHRQDEILAHYAALAEVGVPVVAYNAPRYSDPLTPELIDRLTELPHVVGAKDSSGDLDLLTHLIAAARRRPEFGVSQGAEHQALAALRLGADGIVPGIANLAPGPAVALLRAHREGRAEDAERAQRSLDVLLALHTVRPGVPAVKTVLAARGLCTPHVANPFTPCTPDERDRLLALLAPHEEHLITP, encoded by the coding sequence ATGCGCACCTCTGTACCCACAGACGGCCGGCAGCTTCTCGACGGCGTCATGGTCCCCCTCGTCACCCCGATGTCCCGCCCCGGCGTCCCCTCGGCGCCGGCCGCCGCCGAGCTGCTCGGCGCGCTGGCCGCCGCCGGGGCGCGGGCCCTGATGCTGCTGGGCAGCAACGGCGAGGGCCCGCTGCTCCCGCCGGGCCCCGAGCTCACCGACTTCGTCGCGGGGGTGAGCGCCCGCTGGCGCGAACTGACCGACGGCGGGCCGGTCCTCGTCAACGTGACATCGGCCGGCACCGCCGATGTGCTGGCGCGCGCCGAGGCGGTCCTGCCCGCCCGGCCCGACGCCCTCGTCCTCAGCCCGCCGATCTACTTCCACCACCGCCAGGACGAGATCCTGGCGCACTACGCGGCCCTCGCCGAGGTCGGCGTCCCCGTCGTCGCCTACAACGCGCCGCGCTACAGCGACCCGCTGACCCCGGAGCTCATCGACCGCCTCACCGAACTCCCGCACGTCGTCGGCGCCAAGGACAGCTCGGGCGACCTCGACCTCCTCACCCACCTGATCGCCGCGGCGCGGCGGCGGCCGGAATTCGGCGTCAGCCAGGGCGCCGAACACCAGGCCCTCGCCGCACTGCGGCTGGGCGCCGACGGCATCGTGCCCGGCATCGCCAACCTCGCGCCAGGGCCCGCCGTCGCGCTCCTGCGCGCCCACCGGGAAGGGCGCGCCGAGGACGCCGAGCGGGCCCAGCGCTCCCTCGACGTCCTCCTCGCCCTGCACACCGTCCGCCCCGGCGTCCCGGCCGTGAAGACGGTCCTCGCGGCGCGCGGCCTGTGCACCCCGCATGTGGCGAACCCGTTCACGCCGTGCACCCCCGACGAACGCGACCGGCTCCTCGCGCTGCTGGCACCGCACGAGGAGCACCTGATCACTCCCTGA
- a CDS encoding FAD-dependent oxidoreductase: MSTKTAPTADILIVGGGLGGVAAALAALRRGRTVLLTEETDWLGGQLTTQGVPPDEHAWIEQFGATRSYRELREAIRDHYRTWYPLTDEARRRRDLNPGEGRVSRLCHEPRVAAAVVHALVAPWTAAGRLRVLYGHRPVAAETDGDRVRAVEVEGQGGDRLTLTAPYVLDATELGDLLPLTGTEHVTGFESRHDTGEPSAPETAQPANMQAFSWVFAVDHIAGEDHTVDRPAGYADWAGYQPPRWPNPLLSLHAPDPRTLETVRRDFVPNADAGPVVADQSKDPGDKELWAFRRVLSRSVLRPGFAHSDVTIVNWPMIDYLPGPLIGVDEAERERHLAGARELSMSMLYWLQTEAPRPDGGTGWPGLRLRGDVLGTTDGLAKAPYIRESRRVLARRRVVEQDLSLDIRGSAGAVAYPDSVGVGMYRIDLHPSTGGDTYIDVASCPFRIPLGALLPVRLRNLLPAGKNIGTTHITNGCYRLHPVEWNVGEVAGALAAHCLERGLEPGQVHESAGLLRDFQDELVLDGVELDWPQIKGY; the protein is encoded by the coding sequence GTGAGCACGAAGACGGCGCCGACCGCCGACATCCTGATCGTCGGAGGGGGGCTCGGCGGTGTGGCCGCCGCACTCGCCGCGTTGCGCAGAGGCAGGACCGTGCTGCTCACCGAGGAGACCGACTGGCTCGGCGGCCAACTCACCACGCAGGGCGTGCCGCCCGACGAGCACGCCTGGATCGAGCAGTTCGGCGCCACCCGCAGCTACCGCGAGCTGCGCGAGGCGATCCGCGACCACTACCGCACCTGGTATCCGCTGACCGACGAGGCCAGACGACGCCGCGACCTCAACCCGGGCGAGGGCCGCGTCTCCCGGCTCTGCCACGAGCCCCGGGTCGCCGCCGCCGTGGTGCACGCGCTGGTGGCGCCCTGGACGGCGGCCGGCCGGCTGCGCGTCCTGTACGGGCACCGGCCCGTCGCCGCCGAGACGGACGGGGACCGGGTGCGCGCCGTCGAGGTCGAGGGCCAGGGCGGCGACCGGCTGACGCTCACCGCCCCCTATGTCCTGGACGCGACCGAGTTGGGTGACCTGCTGCCGCTGACCGGCACCGAGCATGTCACCGGCTTCGAGTCGCGGCACGACACGGGCGAGCCGAGCGCGCCCGAGACGGCTCAGCCGGCCAACATGCAGGCGTTCTCCTGGGTGTTCGCCGTGGACCACATCGCGGGCGAGGACCACACCGTCGACCGCCCGGCCGGTTACGCGGACTGGGCCGGCTACCAGCCGCCGCGCTGGCCCAACCCCCTGCTCAGCCTGCACGCCCCCGACCCGCGCACCCTGGAGACCGTCCGCCGCGACTTCGTCCCCAACGCCGACGCGGGGCCCGTCGTCGCCGACCAGAGCAAGGACCCGGGCGACAAGGAGCTGTGGGCCTTCCGCCGCGTCCTCTCCCGCTCGGTGCTGCGCCCCGGCTTCGCCCACAGCGATGTGACGATCGTCAACTGGCCCATGATCGACTACCTTCCCGGGCCGCTGATAGGCGTCGACGAGGCGGAGCGCGAGCGGCATCTCGCCGGGGCCAGGGAGCTGAGCATGAGCATGCTCTACTGGCTCCAGACCGAGGCGCCCAGGCCCGACGGCGGCACCGGCTGGCCGGGCCTGCGGCTGCGCGGCGATGTGCTCGGCACCACGGACGGCCTGGCCAAGGCGCCCTATATCCGCGAATCGCGCCGCGTCCTGGCGCGGCGGCGCGTCGTGGAGCAGGACCTGTCGCTGGACATCAGGGGCTCGGCGGGCGCGGTGGCGTACCCCGACAGCGTCGGGGTCGGCATGTACCGCATCGACCTGCACCCGTCGACGGGCGGCGACACCTATATCGACGTCGCCAGCTGCCCGTTCCGCATCCCGCTCGGCGCGCTGCTGCCCGTGCGGCTGCGCAACCTGCTGCCCGCCGGCAAGAACATCGGCACCACCCACATCACCAACGGCTGCTACCGCCTCCACCCCGTCGAGTGGAACGTCGGCGAGGTCGCGGGGGCGCTCGCCGCGCACTGCCTGGAGCGCGGGCTCGAACCCGGCCAGGTGCACGAGTCGGCCGGTCTGCTGCGCGACTTCCAGGACGAACTGGTCCTGGACGGCGTGGAGTTGGACTGGCCCCAGATCAAGGGCTACTGA
- a CDS encoding MGH1-like glycoside hydrolase domain-containing protein has product MSHDDDLPYAPAPTGWNTWDVRFHTGMSHLPSGLRVRFGVMGATGPVADGFTWRDGLVRLGPHSLDGSYAEALVGVGDTTLRLLLAGGRGDTLHARLACTGEAVIVVEGTDGTDGADGANGTEGAVTVRAGGARWRIDLPPDARPVPLPGALAWRCAAGAAELRVAPDGTPGGAADTAGVLGDRRAATEAALPRTGGWLDDAADALTRALIWNVIHVPALGRVITPTSRDFVATERRGFYGSWALHAWDTFFTGLVASTVDRDYARGVLTQILPHATGTGMIPNRVSDDRGRTDDRSQPPVGALTVLKAYLAGGLSDATRDHRLVRETFPALLAWHDWWPTARRGPRGLLAWGSDPIAGDPGSATLDRAKRESGLDDSPMYDEAAYDPATHCMDLADAGLNALHIADADALAHLADIIGEHTTATRLRDEATEARARADALLWSAEQGGYRNLTASGKHDPHVSPTLLYPLLAGLPDPERAGALADALLRPEVLGGERPLPSTARDDPAFAATYWRGRIWAPMAYLAVEGLRRNGLTDHSASVVRALLRLFLTEWHRHSHVRENYPAHAGEDLTGLPARSDGLMAWGGLLALLAFGELADAREDGWRFAHPGEGATLAGLPLGEGRLAVHAEADALTVSLEGLTLLRADPGVTVTGYTRTADRAAGTAHGHGELTVSPPDGGPPLRLTVRGAPLPFEAGRA; this is encoded by the coding sequence ATGAGCCACGACGACGACCTCCCGTACGCCCCGGCACCGACCGGCTGGAACACCTGGGACGTCCGCTTCCACACGGGGATGAGCCATCTGCCGTCGGGACTGCGCGTGCGCTTCGGTGTCATGGGCGCCACCGGTCCGGTGGCGGACGGGTTCACCTGGCGGGACGGACTGGTCCGCCTGGGGCCGCACAGCCTGGACGGCTCCTACGCCGAGGCGCTGGTCGGCGTCGGGGACACCACGCTGCGGCTGCTGCTCGCCGGGGGCCGGGGGGACACCCTGCACGCGCGGCTGGCCTGCACGGGCGAGGCGGTGATCGTCGTCGAAGGCACCGACGGCACGGACGGGGCGGACGGCGCGAACGGCACCGAAGGGGCCGTGACGGTGCGGGCCGGGGGCGCCCGTTGGCGGATCGACCTGCCGCCCGACGCGCGGCCCGTGCCCCTTCCCGGCGCGCTGGCCTGGCGCTGCGCCGCCGGCGCGGCCGAGCTGCGCGTCGCCCCCGACGGCACCCCGGGCGGCGCCGCCGACACGGCCGGCGTCCTCGGGGACCGCCGCGCCGCCACGGAGGCCGCCCTACCGCGCACCGGCGGCTGGCTCGACGACGCGGCGGACGCCCTCACCCGCGCCCTGATCTGGAACGTCATCCACGTCCCCGCGCTCGGCCGGGTCATCACGCCCACCTCCCGCGACTTCGTCGCCACCGAACGGCGCGGCTTCTACGGCAGTTGGGCCCTGCACGCCTGGGACACGTTCTTCACCGGTCTGGTCGCGTCCACCGTGGACCGCGATTACGCCAGGGGCGTCCTCACCCAGATCCTGCCGCACGCCACCGGCACCGGGATGATCCCCAACCGCGTCTCCGACGACCGGGGCCGCACCGACGACCGGTCCCAGCCGCCCGTCGGCGCCCTCACCGTCCTCAAGGCGTATCTCGCCGGTGGGCTGTCGGACGCCACCCGCGACCACCGCCTCGTCCGCGAGACGTTCCCCGCCCTGCTCGCCTGGCACGACTGGTGGCCGACGGCCAGGCGCGGCCCCCGGGGCCTGCTGGCCTGGGGCTCCGACCCGATCGCCGGCGATCCGGGGTCGGCCACCCTCGACCGCGCCAAACGCGAGTCGGGCCTGGACGACTCGCCGATGTACGACGAGGCGGCCTACGATCCCGCGACCCACTGCATGGACCTCGCCGACGCCGGACTCAACGCCCTGCACATCGCCGATGCCGACGCCCTCGCCCATCTCGCCGACATCATCGGCGAGCACACCACCGCCACCAGGCTGCGCGACGAGGCCACCGAGGCCCGCGCCCGCGCCGACGCCCTGCTGTGGTCAGCGGAGCAGGGCGGCTACCGCAACCTGACGGCATCGGGGAAGCACGACCCCCATGTCTCGCCGACCCTGCTCTATCCGCTGCTCGCCGGACTGCCCGACCCCGAACGCGCCGGCGCGCTGGCGGACGCGCTGCTGCGGCCCGAGGTCCTCGGCGGCGAACGCCCGTTGCCCAGCACGGCGCGCGACGACCCCGCGTTCGCCGCCACCTACTGGCGCGGCCGGATCTGGGCACCGATGGCCTACCTCGCCGTCGAGGGCCTGCGCCGCAACGGGCTCACCGACCACAGCGCCTCCGTCGTCCGCGCCCTGCTCCGCCTCTTCCTGACGGAGTGGCACCGGCACAGCCATGTGCGGGAGAACTACCCGGCGCACGCGGGCGAGGACCTGACGGGCCTGCCGGCGCGCTCGGACGGGCTGATGGCCTGGGGCGGCCTCCTCGCGCTTCTCGCGTTCGGCGAACTGGCCGACGCCCGCGAGGACGGCTGGCGCTTCGCCCACCCAGGCGAGGGAGCCACGCTCGCCGGACTGCCCCTGGGCGAAGGACGGCTCGCCGTCCACGCCGAGGCCGACGCCCTCACCGTCTCCCTGGAAGGTCTGACGCTGCTGCGCGCCGATCCCGGCGTCACCGTCACCGGCTACACCAGGACGGCGGACCGCGCCGCCGGCACCGCCCACGGCCACGGCGAGCTCACCGTCAGCCCGCCGGACGGCGGCCCGCCGCTGCGGCTGACCGTGCGCGGCGCGCCACTTCCCTTCGAGGCCGGGCGAGCCTGA
- a CDS encoding ATP-binding cassette domain-containing protein: MNALLDVRDLRVTYGGGRRGRRRGAFRAVDGVSLSVAPEETLGLVGESGSGKTTVARCVAGLISPGSGSLAFDGQPLGPVGRRPAALQRAVQMVFQDPRSSLNPRMTVAAVIGEAWRTHPSAAPDGDRTEALHRLLDDVGLDSSTASRRAGDLSGGQCQRVSIARALAVSPRLLVCDEAVSALDVSVQAQILRLLDDLRREHRLALLFISHDLGVVHQIADRVAVMRRGEVVEEGLAADVLGAPRHEYTRALLDAALDLDDGASERTGATGEMPA; encoded by the coding sequence GTGAACGCCCTGCTCGATGTGCGGGACCTGCGTGTCACCTACGGCGGCGGCCGGCGCGGACGCCGCCGGGGCGCCTTCCGCGCGGTGGACGGCGTCAGCCTCTCCGTCGCCCCCGAGGAGACGCTCGGCCTGGTCGGCGAGTCGGGCTCGGGCAAGACCACGGTGGCCCGCTGCGTGGCCGGGCTGATCAGTCCCGGCTCCGGCTCGCTCGCCTTCGACGGGCAGCCGCTCGGCCCGGTCGGGCGCCGCCCCGCCGCGTTGCAGCGGGCGGTCCAGATGGTCTTCCAGGACCCGAGATCGTCGCTGAACCCTCGGATGACGGTCGCCGCCGTCATCGGCGAGGCGTGGCGCACCCATCCGTCCGCCGCGCCGGATGGCGACCGCACGGAGGCGCTGCACCGGCTGCTCGACGATGTCGGGCTCGACTCCTCCACCGCTTCCCGGCGGGCGGGCGACCTCTCGGGGGGACAGTGCCAGCGGGTCAGCATCGCGCGGGCCCTCGCCGTCTCACCCCGGCTGCTGGTGTGCGACGAGGCGGTCTCCGCGCTCGACGTGTCGGTGCAGGCGCAGATCCTGCGGCTGCTCGACGACCTGCGGCGCGAGCACCGGCTGGCGCTGCTGTTCATCTCGCACGACCTCGGCGTGGTCCACCAGATCGCCGACCGGGTCGCGGTGATGCGACGCGGCGAGGTGGTCGAGGAGGGCCTGGCGGCCGACGTGCTGGGCGCGCCACGGCACGAGTACACCCGGGCGCTGCTGGACGCGGCCCTCGATCTGGACGACGGCGCCTCGGAACGGACAGGCGCGACAGGGGAGATGCCCGCATGA
- a CDS encoding ABC transporter ATP-binding protein translates to MTRAPATAEAAATALTVTDLTVSLPGADGGTVRVLDGVSFEVPPATTVGLIGESGSGKTMTANALMGLLPPGATTGGEVSWRGGDLLGADAARLRRVRGREIAMVFQDPLAALNPTQRIGRQVGEIPRRDGLPRAEVRRRVIDLLDRAGVPEPERRMRAYPHEFSGGLRQRAVIAMALSGNPSLLLADEPTTALDVTVQARILALLRSVQQAEGLSMLLVSHDLRVVSHVAERVVVMYAGRIAEQGPAGDVLRRPAHPYTRALVASVPAVRTRTALADPLPGTPAGPASRPSGCPFHPRCPLARARCRTEVPAVRTVAEGRRGACHFAEEVLGS, encoded by the coding sequence GTGACCCGCGCACCCGCCACGGCGGAGGCCGCCGCCACCGCGCTGACCGTCACCGATCTGACCGTCTCCCTGCCAGGCGCCGACGGCGGCACGGTGCGCGTCCTCGACGGCGTCTCGTTCGAGGTGCCGCCGGCGACCACGGTCGGCCTGATCGGCGAGTCGGGCTCGGGCAAGACCATGACGGCGAACGCGCTGATGGGCCTGCTGCCCCCGGGCGCGACCACGGGCGGCGAGGTCAGCTGGCGCGGCGGTGACCTGCTCGGCGCCGACGCGGCGCGGCTGCGGCGGGTACGCGGCCGGGAGATCGCCATGGTGTTCCAGGATCCGCTGGCCGCCCTCAACCCGACGCAGCGCATCGGCCGCCAGGTCGGCGAGATCCCGCGCCGCGACGGCCTGCCGCGTGCCGAGGTGCGCCGCCGCGTCATCGATCTGCTCGATCGCGCCGGGGTCCCCGAGCCCGAGCGCCGGATGCGCGCCTACCCGCACGAGTTCTCCGGTGGGCTGCGGCAGCGCGCCGTCATCGCCATGGCCCTTTCGGGGAACCCGTCGCTGCTGCTGGCCGACGAGCCGACGACGGCGCTCGATGTCACCGTCCAGGCCCGCATCCTCGCGCTGCTGCGCTCCGTGCAGCAGGCGGAGGGCCTGTCGATGCTGCTGGTCAGCCACGATCTGCGGGTGGTCTCGCATGTCGCCGAACGGGTCGTCGTCATGTACGCGGGCCGGATCGCCGAGCAGGGCCCGGCGGGGGACGTGCTGCGCCGCCCGGCGCACCCCTACACGCGGGCGCTCGTCGCCAGCGTGCCGGCCGTCCGCACCCGCACGGCGCTCGCCGACCCGTTGCCCGGCACCCCGGCGGGCCCGGCCTCGCGCCCGTCCGGCTGCCCGTTCCACCCGCGCTGCCCGCTCGCCCGGGCGCGCTGCCGCACGGAGGTCCCCGCCGTGCGGACCGTCGCCGAGGGGCGGCGCGGCGCGTGCCACTTCGCCGAGGAGGTGCTCGGATCGTGA
- a CDS encoding ABC transporter substrate-binding protein, producing the protein MNDSSARRTGRFARLAATLAGAAVLAACSTTTSGGEGGEGGGTDELTAAGTYPVESLDPHGAQGASTGTQFAGQALFSRLVKPNPDGTLTGDLAESWEPNEDVTAWTFTLRAGVTFSDGSPLTAEDVVASFERMLELAGPNAGNFPGATVAATSDTEVVLTTPEPDAAIPGKLVLFYVLPAGVAADDTAFFNSPVGSGPFTVDRFTPGETLSLVPNEDHWGEVPRLDRVTVRNIPELSARLTALRTGEVDVVWGIPDDQLPVLEGEDALTVETVPSTAEFTMWFNSSVPALEDAAVRRALWQAVDFETIIEQLYPETGELALAPVTPVVLGHAPQEPVAFAPEAALAALEDAGFDFSQKLRLQFANAEFRPFLQAVASDLAEIGVRVEPLEKEQAVFTDDLLALNWDINFQQLATPTFDAASNLGRLYTCEAARNGYCDPELDELLARAGGSADEAERTDLYDQASAIIWNEAVGMYPMTVSIAYAWNSDLEGFVPDPSGLPDFSVVRGAGS; encoded by the coding sequence ATGAACGACAGCAGCGCACGGAGAACCGGGCGGTTCGCCAGGCTGGCCGCCACGCTGGCCGGCGCCGCCGTGCTCGCCGCCTGCTCCACCACGACCAGCGGCGGCGAGGGCGGGGAGGGCGGCGGCACGGACGAGCTGACCGCCGCCGGCACCTACCCCGTGGAGAGCCTCGACCCGCACGGCGCCCAAGGCGCTTCCACCGGCACCCAGTTCGCCGGGCAGGCGCTCTTCAGCCGGCTGGTGAAGCCGAACCCGGACGGCACGCTGACCGGCGACCTCGCCGAGTCGTGGGAGCCCAACGAGGATGTCACCGCCTGGACCTTCACCCTGCGCGCCGGGGTCACCTTCAGCGACGGCTCCCCGCTGACCGCCGAGGACGTCGTCGCCTCCTTCGAGCGGATGCTGGAGCTGGCCGGCCCCAACGCCGGGAACTTCCCCGGCGCCACGGTGGCCGCCACCTCGGACACCGAGGTCGTCCTCACCACCCCGGAGCCCGACGCCGCCATCCCCGGCAAGCTCGTCCTCTTCTACGTGCTGCCGGCCGGCGTCGCCGCCGACGACACCGCCTTCTTCAACTCCCCTGTCGGCTCTGGCCCCTTCACCGTGGACCGCTTCACCCCGGGGGAGACCCTCTCGCTCGTCCCCAACGAGGACCACTGGGGTGAGGTACCCCGGCTCGACCGCGTCACCGTCCGCAACATCCCCGAGCTCTCCGCGCGCCTCACCGCGCTGCGCACCGGCGAGGTGGACGTCGTCTGGGGCATCCCGGACGACCAGTTGCCCGTCCTGGAGGGAGAGGACGCGCTCACCGTCGAGACCGTGCCGAGCACCGCCGAGTTCACCATGTGGTTCAACTCCTCGGTGCCCGCGCTTGAGGACGCCGCCGTGCGGCGCGCGCTGTGGCAGGCCGTGGACTTCGAGACGATCATCGAGCAGCTCTACCCGGAGACCGGCGAGTTGGCCCTCGCCCCCGTCACGCCCGTCGTCCTCGGCCACGCGCCGCAGGAGCCCGTCGCCTTCGCCCCGGAGGCGGCCCTGGCGGCGCTGGAGGACGCCGGGTTCGACTTCTCGCAGAAGCTCCGGCTCCAGTTCGCCAACGCCGAGTTCCGCCCGTTCCTCCAGGCGGTCGCCTCCGACCTGGCGGAGATCGGGGTGCGGGTCGAACCGCTGGAGAAGGAGCAGGCCGTCTTCACCGACGACCTGCTCGCCCTCAACTGGGACATCAACTTCCAGCAGCTCGCGACGCCGACGTTCGACGCGGCGAGCAACCTCGGCCGCCTCTACACCTGCGAGGCGGCGCGCAACGGCTACTGCGACCCGGAGCTGGACGAACTCCTCGCCCGCGCCGGCGGCAGCGCCGACGAGGCGGAGCGCACCGACCTGTACGACCAGGCGAGCGCGATCATCTGGAACGAGGCCGTCGGCATGTACCCCATGACCGTCAGCATCGCCTACGCCTGGAACTCGGATCTTGAGGGCTTCGTCCCCGACCCCAGCGGCCTCCCCGACTTCTCCGTCGTCCGGGGCGCCGGCTCGTGA